From Oenococcus sicerae, the proteins below share one genomic window:
- a CDS encoding carbamoyl phosphate synthase small subunit: MAKRYLVLENGSIYTGEAFGAAAGAVGELVFNTGMTGYQETITDLSYANQMIVFTYPLIGNYGINRDDSESLRPAAAAIVTHEVARRPSNWRMQISLTEWAEKMNLPGITDIDTRALTKELRDQGVMKAALVDQLAADTLPKLRIQQLPTNQVQAVTVHSGYQNPNTGVTIALIDFGLKNSILRSLAARQCNVVVFPADVDAKTVLEIDPDGVMLSNGPGDPQSVSYAIPTIQALQKVKPLFGICLGHQLFAMANGAKTFKMKFGHRGFNHAVRSIDDPRLAFTSQNHGYAVDEGSLINTDLIVTYREINDNTIEGLKSTVYPAFSAQFHPDAAPGPHDADTIFDDFLQLIAADKRRKNAQKI, translated from the coding sequence ATGGCAAAACGTTATTTAGTTTTAGAGAACGGTTCAATTTATACTGGTGAAGCTTTTGGTGCAGCAGCGGGAGCGGTCGGCGAATTGGTTTTCAATACGGGTATGACAGGTTATCAGGAAACGATCACGGACCTTTCTTACGCCAATCAGATGATTGTGTTTACCTATCCGCTAATTGGTAATTATGGGATCAATCGTGATGATTCAGAAAGTCTGCGACCAGCTGCGGCAGCCATTGTCACACACGAAGTTGCCCGTCGTCCCAGTAATTGGCGCATGCAGATTTCCTTGACTGAATGGGCTGAAAAAATGAACCTGCCGGGTATCACGGATATTGACACACGAGCTTTAACAAAAGAATTACGCGATCAGGGTGTTATGAAAGCGGCTTTGGTTGACCAGTTGGCCGCAGATACACTGCCTAAATTACGCATACAGCAGCTGCCGACTAACCAAGTCCAAGCTGTGACAGTTCACAGTGGTTATCAGAATCCAAATACAGGTGTCACGATCGCCCTGATTGATTTTGGCTTGAAGAACTCAATTTTGCGTTCTTTAGCGGCGCGTCAATGCAATGTGGTTGTGTTTCCAGCCGATGTTGATGCTAAGACGGTACTGGAAATCGATCCTGACGGGGTCATGCTATCAAACGGTCCTGGAGATCCACAGTCAGTTAGTTATGCGATTCCGACAATCCAAGCATTGCAAAAAGTTAAACCTTTATTCGGTATCTGTTTAGGCCATCAGCTGTTTGCTATGGCTAATGGTGCGAAGACTTTCAAAATGAAATTCGGTCATCGTGGCTTCAATCATGCTGTGCGGTCAATTGATGATCCAAGGTTAGCATTTACATCGCAGAACCATGGTTACGCGGTCGATGAAGGATCACTTATTAATACAGATCTAATCGTGACTTATCGTGAAATCAATGATAATACGATCGAAGGGCTAAAGTCGACTGTTTATCCAGCTTTTTCAGCCCAATTTCATCCCGACGCCGCGCCTGGTCCGCATGATGCCGATACGATTTTCGACGATTTCTTGCAGTTGATCGCAGCTGACAAAAGGAGGAAAAATGCCCAAAAGATCTGA
- the carB gene encoding carbamoyl-phosphate synthase large subunit: MPKRSDIHKILVIGSGPIVIGQAAEFDYSGTQASLSLREEGYSVVLINSNPATIMTDAETADKVYIEPLTLDFVENVLRKERPDAILATLGGQTGLNLAKALSEDGILDELGIELLGTKLAAIEQAEDREKFKELMEALKEPIPKSQTATSLSTAVNFAEHQGYPVIVRPAYTLGGSGGGIANNEKELRQIAANGLELSPVSQILVEESIAGYKEIEFEVMRDAKDNALVVASMENLDPVGIHTGDSIVLAPVQTLSDKEYQMLRDAALKIIRVLKIQGGANVQLALDPTSFEYDIIEVNPRVSRSSALASKATGYPIAKIAAKIAVGLTLDEIINPVTGSSKAAFEPALDYVVVKIPRWPFDKFTTADRHLGTQMKATGEVMAIGRNIESALMKAIRSLEIGALALDEITFPEWSQAQLLDALWPARDDRLFMIADLLRRGVSSKSIHDRSMIDYFFLDKIAHLIEIENALKQHPFDRNYLTMAKKNGFPDAVIARYWHIGESDARAFREKQHLLPTYKMVDTAAGEFVSKTPYYYSTYEGENESQTIGPKSVLVLGSGPIRIGQGVEFDYATVHCVKAIQKAGYKAIVINSNPETVSTDFSISDKLYFEPITLEDVLNVVSLEHPLGVIVQFGGQTAINLAAPLQDAGVRILGTAVQDINRAEDREDFGDVIQRLNLPQPVGKTASSAEAALAAAKQVGYPILIRPSYVLGGRAMEIVTNANELSKYIHRAVKVSHEHPVLIDSYLTGKEAEVDVISDGKTVVIPGIMEHIERAGVHSGDSMSVYPPQYLSQNVQDQIVKASIQIAKSLHTIGLMNVQFVIHDEKAYIIEANPRASRTVPFISKVTQIPLAQLATSVILGSSLTKLGFHEGLVEKSRLVHVKAPIFSFSKLPKVDSSLGPEMKSTGEVMGSDQTLSKALYKAFVASGFHLPDHGNALFTIADRDKKEALPLAKRFSHLGYMIWATSGTAAYLRAHQLRVKELGKISDQADNPVAAMRSGQLQLVINTLETDELLEPDGRQIRSAAIENAVPLFTSLDTVSAFLQVLESRSFVVDPIEERRPQL, translated from the coding sequence ATGCCCAAAAGATCTGATATCCATAAAATACTCGTCATTGGTTCTGGTCCGATCGTGATCGGCCAAGCTGCCGAATTTGATTATTCCGGGACTCAAGCCAGTCTATCTTTACGTGAAGAAGGCTACTCGGTTGTTTTGATCAATTCTAATCCAGCCACGATTATGACCGATGCCGAAACCGCCGATAAAGTGTACATCGAACCATTGACGCTGGATTTTGTTGAAAATGTCTTGAGAAAAGAACGACCGGATGCGATTTTAGCTACTCTGGGTGGCCAGACTGGTTTGAATTTGGCTAAGGCTTTGTCGGAAGATGGCATTTTAGACGAACTAGGCATTGAATTGCTTGGAACGAAATTGGCAGCGATCGAACAAGCCGAAGACCGCGAAAAATTTAAAGAGTTAATGGAAGCACTCAAAGAACCAATTCCAAAATCTCAAACAGCTACTAGTTTGAGTACGGCTGTCAATTTTGCCGAACATCAAGGATATCCCGTGATCGTGCGTCCAGCCTATACTTTAGGCGGCAGCGGCGGCGGTATTGCCAATAATGAAAAAGAATTGAGACAAATTGCCGCAAATGGTTTGGAATTATCTCCGGTTTCCCAAATCTTGGTTGAAGAGTCAATTGCTGGTTATAAAGAAATTGAGTTTGAAGTCATGCGTGATGCTAAAGACAATGCTTTAGTCGTTGCTTCGATGGAAAACTTGGATCCAGTCGGCATTCACACAGGTGATTCGATCGTGCTGGCGCCTGTACAGACACTATCGGACAAAGAATACCAAATGCTGCGCGATGCGGCCTTGAAAATCATTCGGGTATTGAAAATTCAAGGTGGTGCTAATGTGCAGCTGGCTTTAGATCCGACTAGTTTTGAGTACGATATCATCGAAGTGAATCCGCGTGTTTCCCGATCCTCGGCCTTGGCTTCTAAAGCAACTGGTTATCCGATCGCTAAAATTGCTGCTAAAATTGCTGTCGGCCTGACACTCGATGAAATTATTAATCCTGTTACCGGCAGCAGTAAAGCAGCCTTCGAACCAGCGCTGGATTATGTTGTTGTGAAAATTCCACGCTGGCCCTTTGACAAATTCACGACAGCTGACAGGCATTTAGGCACACAGATGAAAGCCACAGGAGAAGTGATGGCGATCGGCCGCAATATTGAGAGCGCTTTGATGAAGGCTATACGTTCTTTGGAAATCGGTGCCTTGGCTCTAGATGAGATCACTTTTCCAGAATGGTCGCAGGCACAATTGCTGGATGCACTTTGGCCGGCACGTGATGATCGTCTATTTATGATCGCTGATCTTTTGCGCCGTGGCGTCAGCAGCAAAAGCATTCATGATAGGAGTATGATCGATTATTTCTTCTTAGACAAAATCGCTCATCTGATCGAAATCGAAAATGCTCTAAAACAGCATCCATTTGATCGGAATTATTTAACTATGGCCAAGAAAAACGGTTTTCCGGACGCCGTTATTGCTCGCTACTGGCACATTGGCGAATCAGATGCCCGGGCTTTCCGAGAAAAACAGCATTTATTACCGACTTATAAAATGGTCGATACGGCAGCTGGCGAATTTGTTTCCAAAACACCTTACTATTATTCGACTTACGAAGGGGAAAATGAATCCCAGACCATTGGTCCAAAAAGCGTTCTTGTTTTGGGATCCGGGCCGATCAGAATTGGGCAGGGTGTGGAGTTCGATTATGCGACCGTTCATTGTGTCAAGGCGATTCAAAAAGCCGGTTATAAGGCAATTGTCATCAATTCAAATCCCGAGACAGTTTCAACCGATTTTTCAATTTCCGATAAGCTGTATTTTGAACCGATCACGCTTGAAGATGTCTTAAATGTTGTGTCTTTGGAGCATCCTTTGGGTGTGATTGTCCAATTCGGCGGTCAGACAGCGATTAATTTAGCCGCGCCTTTGCAGGATGCTGGCGTGCGGATTTTAGGAACAGCTGTTCAGGATATTAATCGGGCTGAAGATCGTGAGGATTTTGGCGATGTTATCCAGCGGCTGAATTTACCCCAGCCAGTTGGGAAAACAGCCAGTTCAGCTGAAGCTGCTTTAGCTGCTGCCAAACAAGTTGGCTACCCGATCTTGATTCGGCCATCTTACGTATTGGGCGGCCGCGCCATGGAGATCGTGACTAACGCTAACGAACTGAGCAAATACATTCATCGTGCTGTTAAAGTTTCCCATGAACATCCGGTTTTGATCGACTCTTATCTGACTGGCAAGGAAGCAGAAGTTGATGTTATCAGTGATGGCAAGACGGTAGTCATTCCTGGCATTATGGAACATATTGAACGCGCCGGTGTCCATTCCGGCGATTCCATGTCTGTTTATCCGCCACAGTATCTCAGCCAGAATGTACAGGATCAGATCGTGAAAGCCTCAATTCAGATTGCGAAATCTTTGCATACGATCGGGCTTATGAACGTTCAATTTGTGATTCACGATGAAAAGGCCTATATTATTGAAGCCAATCCGCGTGCTTCGCGAACTGTGCCCTTTATTTCTAAAGTGACACAAATACCTTTAGCACAGTTAGCTACCAGCGTGATTCTGGGCAGTTCGTTGACAAAATTGGGTTTTCATGAGGGCCTTGTTGAAAAAAGCCGCCTGGTCCATGTCAAAGCACCGATTTTCTCATTCTCCAAGCTGCCGAAAGTAGACTCGTCATTAGGGCCGGAAATGAAGTCGACCGGTGAGGTGATGGGCAGTGATCAAACCTTGTCAAAAGCGCTCTACAAGGCGTTTGTTGCTTCTGGCTTTCATCTGCCCGATCACGGGAACGCCCTCTTTACGATCGCCGATCGCGATAAAAAAGAAGCGTTGCCATTGGCCAAACGCTTTAGCCATTTGGGCTATATGATATGGGCAACTTCGGGTACAGCTGCTTATCTCCGAGCTCACCAGCTGCGTGTCAAAGAATTAGGCAAAATTTCTGATCAAGCCGACAATCCGGTCGCAGCGATGCGTAGCGGTCAATTGCAATTAGTTATCAATACTTTGGAAACGGATGAATTATTGGAACCTGATGGTCGCCAGATCCGCTCGGCTGCGATTGAAAATGCCGTGCCCTTATTCACGTCGCTTGATACAGTTTCTGCTTTTTTACAGGTTTTGGAAAGTCGTTCCTTTGTTGTTGATCCAATCGAAGAAAGGCGGCCGCAACTATGA
- the pyrF gene encoding orotidine-5'-phosphate decarboxylase has translation MTDNLFIALDFTAGGQALDFLKHFKGIRPAVKVGMALFYATGADFIHELRQEGYPVFLDLKLFDIPNTVAASMISINRLDVQFLTLHALGGQKMLAAAVKEKAENLKLLAVTQLTSLSETEIQQTQMTTVQVGKSVQHLAKIAESAGMDGTISSAQEADLIQQVTGPNFLKVTPGIRLADGQRDDQSRIATPAYAKDHGANALVIGRPITQAADPLAVYKKILEDFT, from the coding sequence ATGACCGACAATCTGTTTATTGCTTTGGATTTTACTGCGGGCGGACAGGCTTTGGATTTTTTGAAACATTTTAAAGGTATTCGACCGGCTGTCAAGGTGGGGATGGCTTTATTTTACGCAACCGGTGCAGATTTTATCCATGAATTAAGACAAGAAGGTTATCCGGTTTTCCTGGATCTCAAGCTTTTTGACATACCGAATACGGTTGCGGCTAGCATGATTTCGATCAATCGACTGGATGTTCAATTTTTGACCTTGCATGCTTTAGGCGGCCAAAAAATGTTGGCTGCTGCTGTGAAAGAAAAGGCTGAGAATTTAAAACTGTTAGCTGTTACACAACTGACTTCTTTATCTGAAACAGAGATACAGCAAACACAAATGACAACTGTTCAAGTTGGCAAGTCAGTTCAGCATTTGGCCAAGATCGCTGAATCGGCGGGAATGGACGGCACGATTTCTTCAGCACAGGAAGCTGATTTGATCCAGCAAGTCACAGGGCCGAATTTCTTAAAGGTCACTCCTGGTATTCGCCTAGCTGATGGTCAGCGGGACGATCAAAGCCGGATCGCAACACCAGCTTATGCAAAAGATCACGGTGCCAATGCCTTGGTGATTGGCAGACCCATTACGCAGGCTGCAGATCCTTTGGCTGTTTATAAAAAAATATTGGAGGATTTTACATGA
- the pyrE gene encoding orotate phosphoribosyltransferase, with protein sequence MTNCYSKEVAEDLLTIGAVKFSPTDPFTWASGIMSPIYTDNRMTIGYPQIRSNIADGLVDLITKNFADVDIIAGVATAGIPHAALIADRLQKPMIYVRAKAKDHGAGQQIEGAEVQDKKVILIDDLISTGGSVLKAAKAVQAAGGQVLGVVVIFSYELPVGEQNFASAHLTFKSLTTYSQLIQAALTHGDLDASQIATLRQWRQDPVAWRA encoded by the coding sequence ATGACAAACTGTTATTCAAAAGAAGTTGCAGAAGACTTGCTGACCATTGGCGCTGTGAAGTTTTCTCCAACTGATCCTTTTACTTGGGCCTCGGGAATTATGAGTCCGATCTATACAGATAATCGCATGACGATCGGCTATCCGCAGATCCGCAGCAATATTGCTGATGGTTTAGTCGATTTAATTACCAAGAATTTTGCAGATGTCGATATTATCGCTGGTGTGGCTACGGCTGGTATTCCACATGCGGCCTTGATTGCGGATCGTTTACAAAAACCTATGATTTACGTACGTGCTAAAGCAAAAGATCACGGTGCCGGTCAACAAATCGAGGGTGCTGAAGTCCAAGATAAGAAGGTCATTTTGATCGATGATTTAATCTCGACTGGCGGATCCGTCTTAAAAGCAGCTAAAGCGGTGCAAGCGGCTGGTGGGCAGGTCTTAGGTGTTGTTGTGATTTTTTCCTATGAATTGCCAGTTGGCGAGCAAAATTTTGCCAGTGCCCATTTAACTTTTAAATCTTTAACAACTTATTCGCAATTGATCCAAGCAGCTTTGACACATGGAGATCTAGATGCTTCACAAATTGCC